A genomic window from Terrisporobacter glycolicus ATCC 14880 = DSM 1288 includes:
- the dapB gene encoding 4-hydroxy-tetrahydrodipicolinate reductase, which yields MMIKIIVSGLGNTGREIVKCINETEGVEVFCAVSDHDLKGVDFKIYPKFSDIQGKADVIIDFSKASRLEEILDYGVSTKTPVIIGTTAHSDEQNEKVKEVSKLIPVFKSSNTSIGITVMLQLVKTATRLLDGFDIEIIEKHHNRKEDCPCGTAFMTADAIKEVRNELTNIYGRHGKNAKRQENELGIHTIRGGTIIGDNDVIFAGDDEVLEIKHKAGSNMIFAKGAVMAAKFIVNAENGLYDMNDVLLG from the coding sequence ATGATGATAAAAATAATAGTAAGTGGTCTTGGAAATACAGGAAGAGAAATAGTAAAATGTATAAATGAAACTGAGGGAGTAGAAGTATTTTGTGCAGTTTCAGATCATGATTTAAAAGGGGTAGATTTTAAAATATATCCAAAGTTTAGTGATATACAAGGAAAAGCAGATGTAATAATAGATTTTTCGAAAGCATCTAGACTAGAAGAAATTTTAGACTATGGTGTAAGTACTAAAACACCAGTAATTATAGGTACTACAGCTCACAGTGATGAACAAAATGAGAAAGTTAAAGAAGTATCAAAATTAATACCAGTATTTAAATCTTCAAATACATCAATTGGTATAACTGTAATGCTTCAATTAGTAAAAACAGCCACTAGATTATTAGATGGATTTGATATAGAAATAATAGAAAAACACCACAATAGAAAAGAAGATTGTCCATGTGGAACGGCTTTTATGACAGCAGATGCTATAAAAGAAGTAAGAAATGAACTTACAAATATTTATGGAAGACATGGAAAAAATGCTAAAAGACAAGAAAATGAACTAGGCATACATACTATAAGAGGTGGAACAATTATAGGAGACAACGATGTGATTTTTGCAGGAGATGATGAAGTACTAGAAATAAAACATAAAGCTGGTTCAAATATGATATTTGCCAAAGGCGCTGTTATGGCAGCTAAGTTTATTGTAAATGCAGAAAATGGATTATACGATATGAATGATGTTTTACTAGGATAA